Proteins encoded together in one Anticarsia gemmatalis isolate Benzon Research Colony breed Stoneville strain chromosome 1, ilAntGemm2 primary, whole genome shotgun sequence window:
- the LOC142972141 gene encoding caveolin-3-like, giving the protein MTAKPETVHEALEDRDPNNLNQHVQIVWDDIIGEPEGARSPECAWRLSHICFRHARNWCYTVLAVLLAPPCALLLGCGFACLAFEQIWCTAPCLRCVKIYFASLRTMVQSCMAATVVPAADAIGHVCRHIRVNYRKDAPEDKDLLVI; this is encoded by the exons ATGACGGCCAAGCCGGAAACTGTGCATGAAGCTCTCGAGGACAGGGATCCTAATAATTTGAATCAACATGTACAG ATAGTATGGGACGACATAATCGGCGAGCCTGAAGGCGCGCGGAGCCCGGAGTGCGCGTGGCGACTGTCACACATCTGCTTCCGTCACGCTCGGAACTGGTGCTACACCGTCCTGGCTGTGCTGCTAGCCCCGCCCTGCGCACTGCTGCTGGGCTGCGGGTTCGCCTGCCTTGCCTTCGAG CAAATCTGGTGCACAGCTCCTTGCTTGCGCTGCGTGAAGATCTACTTCGCGTCTCTTCGCACGATGGTGCAGTCTTGTATGGCGGCCACCGTGGTCCCAGCGGCGGACGCCATCGGACATGTGTGCAGACATATCAGGGTTAACTATAGGAAGGATGCTCCCGAAGACAAAGACCTGCTGGTTATTTAA